In Myxococcales bacterium, the following proteins share a genomic window:
- a CDS encoding serine/threonine protein kinase encodes MQEGTQQDLVAALIKRHTLTALFGNDVAPVKLGRFDLHGVLGKGGQGTVFRAWDDELGRTVALKVINAPAVSPRPDALRSQEARALAGLDHPCVVAVYDEFDSAHGNIIVQQFVDGPSLNKWLAAPRTRDDKLAVFADVCAGLAAVHAAGLVHGDIKPENILLAIDKTGGAPRAMLSDFGLSTTANAVMAGGTLGYASPERLAGLPATAASDMFAIGKLACRMFWGQAASTDPERERQQQEARRIAEQLSGRFTTNGAGLSYGLRAALATTLGEPARRCPATALQALATKERGRRRRHVLAGVFAAVMLAAVGMTYRTTVRGNPVAVCQRAASAAHVPLSKAARASMEAHLRSVNVAHVDVAGRMIAAFEAFDRERLDLARGACEEAPKIARTRSQCLRDASLRGAAAALDAQATPTPKSLGDVLNQLSLEECRLVITPLNEAPQGLAAAALVQALKPVLFRANRTGQSTPKLAAEYGHLAILFEQLGDLAYATKARLAQTTHLLNLQEYEVVRPIIPRMQALAERSGRADLAIMAGLRELRLASLTRQFEGVDDKLKIIEGRLGSVATSSSLHGNVLHQKANFLRDQDKLPEAIEVQTTAVALLEASNPYDAFTLAAMSRLTSYKEAARAPDALATAQHAYEHALRVQGPYGEATLTAASDYIATLRHADQLARALELADATVAARRFWNEPVALARSLQDRGMPHMMMAQTAKGLADLEEALQLVDQKFGANDFRTQTFVHNLGYALIPHDPARAVPLLARAHQLLLTKYPTDHSKAIKGRIVLGIAQRESRDLAAARMTLQASMRLATQIKSEALLGYAMFHYAQTLTAPRQRKEQIALLSESLALRTRTNAAKGDLEEHARLLAEAEAATVARKP; translated from the coding sequence GTGCAGGAGGGGACGCAGCAAGACTTGGTGGCCGCGCTCATCAAGCGCCACACGCTGACGGCCCTGTTTGGCAACGACGTCGCGCCGGTCAAGCTTGGGCGTTTCGACCTACATGGCGTGCTCGGCAAGGGTGGCCAAGGCACCGTGTTTCGCGCCTGGGACGATGAGCTGGGGCGCACTGTCGCCCTCAAGGTCATCAACGCGCCCGCGGTATCGCCAAGGCCTGATGCGCTACGCTCCCAGGAGGCACGCGCGCTGGCGGGGCTCGACCACCCATGCGTGGTCGCCGTCTATGACGAGTTTGATTCCGCCCACGGCAACATCATTGTTCAGCAATTTGTCGACGGGCCGTCGCTAAACAAATGGCTGGCTGCGCCGCGCACGCGCGACGACAAGCTCGCGGTATTCGCCGATGTCTGCGCCGGCCTCGCCGCGGTGCACGCGGCCGGCCTTGTGCATGGCGATATAAAACCCGAAAACATTCTGCTGGCGATCGACAAGACCGGCGGCGCCCCCCGCGCCATGCTGTCTGATTTTGGCTTATCGACCACCGCCAATGCGGTCATGGCTGGTGGCACGCTGGGGTACGCGTCGCCGGAGCGACTTGCAGGCTTGCCAGCCACCGCCGCCTCAGACATGTTCGCCATCGGCAAATTGGCTTGCCGGATGTTCTGGGGCCAGGCGGCGTCGACTGACCCAGAACGCGAGCGCCAGCAGCAAGAGGCGCGACGAATCGCAGAACAATTGTCCGGTCGCTTCACGACAAATGGCGCCGGCCTGTCGTATGGGCTGCGCGCGGCGCTTGCCACCACGCTTGGCGAGCCTGCGCGGCGTTGTCCGGCCACGGCGTTGCAAGCGCTTGCCACCAAGGAGCGCGGGCGGCGGCGCCGGCATGTGTTGGCCGGTGTTTTCGCGGCCGTGATGTTGGCGGCGGTTGGCATGACGTATCGCACCACGGTGCGCGGAAATCCCGTCGCGGTTTGCCAACGCGCGGCGAGCGCGGCGCATGTGCCGCTTTCTAAGGCGGCGCGCGCCAGCATGGAGGCCCATTTGCGGTCGGTCAACGTCGCGCACGTCGACGTCGCGGGGCGCATGATAGCGGCCTTCGAGGCGTTTGACCGCGAGCGCTTAGACCTCGCCCGCGGCGCTTGCGAAGAGGCGCCCAAAATTGCGAGGACTAGGTCGCAATGCTTGCGCGATGCCAGCCTGCGCGGCGCCGCGGCGGCCTTAGACGCGCAGGCAACGCCTACGCCTAAGTCGCTGGGAGACGTGCTCAATCAGCTCTCGCTTGAGGAGTGCCGGCTGGTCATCACGCCCCTCAACGAGGCACCACAAGGGCTCGCGGCAGCTGCGCTCGTCCAGGCGCTCAAGCCGGTCTTGTTTAGAGCCAACCGAACCGGCCAGTCGACCCCCAAGCTCGCCGCAGAATATGGCCACCTCGCCATCTTGTTTGAACAGCTCGGCGACCTCGCCTATGCGACCAAGGCGAGGCTGGCGCAGACGACGCACCTGCTAAATCTCCAGGAATATGAAGTCGTCAGGCCGATCATCCCGCGCATGCAGGCGCTGGCGGAGCGCAGCGGCCGCGCCGACTTGGCCATTATGGCGGGCCTGCGCGAACTCCGCCTTGCCTCCCTGACGCGCCAATTCGAGGGTGTCGATGACAAGCTCAAAATCATCGAAGGGCGCCTTGGTAGTGTCGCGACCAGCTCGTCGCTCCACGGCAACGTGTTGCATCAAAAAGCCAATTTCTTGAGGGACCAAGACAAGCTGCCTGAAGCGATTGAGGTCCAGACCACGGCCGTCGCGTTGCTGGAGGCGAGCAACCCGTATGATGCCTTCACGCTGGCCGCGATGTCGCGGCTTACCTCCTACAAGGAAGCGGCGCGCGCGCCTGATGCCCTGGCGACCGCGCAACACGCCTATGAGCACGCCTTGCGCGTGCAAGGCCCGTACGGCGAGGCCACGCTGACCGCCGCGTCGGACTATATTGCGACGCTACGCCACGCAGATCAACTTGCCCGCGCGTTGGAGCTCGCAGATGCGACGGTGGCCGCTCGACGCTTCTGGAACGAACCCGTCGCGCTGGCGAGAAGCCTGCAAGATCGGGGCATGCCGCACATGATGATGGCGCAAACCGCCAAGGGCTTGGCGGATCTAGAAGAGGCGCTGCAACTTGTCGATCAAAAGTTTGGGGCCAATGACTTTCGCACCCAAACCTTCGTCCACAACCTCGGCTACGCCTTGATCCCTCATGATCCAGCGCGGGCGGTGCCGCTGCTGGCGCGCGCCCACCAGCTTTTGCTGACCAAGTACCCCACGGACCATTCAAAGGCCATCAAGGGACGCATCGTGTTGGGCATCGCGCAGCGCGAGAGCCGCGACCTGGCGGCCGCGCGCATGACGCTGCAAGCAAGCATGCGGCTGGCAACCCAGATCAAATCCGAAGCGCTGCTCGGCTACGCCATGTTTCACTACGCCCAAACCCTGACGGCGCCTCGCCAGCGCAAAGAACAAATTGCCCTGCTCAGCGAAAGCCTGGCGCTGCGCACGCGCACCAACGCGGCCAAGGGTGACCTTGAAGAGCATGCCCGCCTTTTGGCCGAGGCCGAAGCTGCAACCGTCGCGAGAAAGCCATAG
- a CDS encoding DUF2171 domain-containing protein, with product MINANQIKPNTPIVCSENGQFGVVDHMEGADTIKVTKDKQGQHHYFPLAWVTKVDDKIHVDRPGKKAQLDWSTTPPNTKDRATNMPDVLEATDGINAANRTDAMDGRQPSSPAIGNAQANGRNKSNDRSNATDKSKS from the coding sequence ATGATTAACGCAAACCAGATCAAGCCCAATACCCCCATCGTCTGCTCAGAGAACGGCCAATTTGGCGTCGTCGACCACATGGAAGGCGCCGACACCATCAAGGTTACCAAAGACAAGCAAGGTCAACATCACTACTTTCCGCTCGCCTGGGTGACCAAGGTCGACGACAAGATCCATGTCGATCGCCCCGGCAAAAAGGCCCAGCTCGATTGGTCGACGACGCCACCGAACACCAAGGACCGCGCGACGAACATGCCTGATGTGCTCGAAGCGACTGATGGGATCAACGCGGCCAATCGGACCGACGCGATGGATGGGCGCCAGCCGTCGAGCCCGGCAATTGGCAACGCTCAGGCCAACGGTCGGAACAAGTCAAACGACCGCAGTAACGCGACCGATAAATCGAAGTCGTAA
- a CDS encoding sigma-70 family RNA polymerase sigma factor codes for MTTNIDTDMALLTAWQAGDAKAGERLVNRHFDAVCRFFRSKLGDDVGDVVQQTFLDCLEAKHTITSTFQGFLFTIARARLYDHLRRSYRGLTIDKLSSHSLLDLGLTPVTAHLQNRAKEALMQVLNEMPIDTRILLELTYWEDMSANEVAEVVGIPANTVRGALSKARAVLRDRLGQSEEQSVITFSEFR; via the coding sequence ATGACCACCAATATCGACACCGACATGGCGCTGCTCACCGCATGGCAGGCGGGCGATGCGAAGGCGGGCGAGCGCCTGGTCAATCGCCACTTCGACGCCGTGTGCCGTTTTTTTCGCAGCAAGCTCGGCGACGACGTGGGCGACGTGGTGCAGCAGACGTTTCTCGATTGCCTGGAGGCCAAGCACACCATTACCAGCACGTTTCAGGGCTTCCTCTTTACCATCGCCCGCGCGCGCCTTTATGACCATTTGCGGCGCAGCTACCGCGGGCTCACCATTGACAAGCTATCGTCGCATAGCTTGCTAGACCTTGGCCTGACGCCGGTGACCGCGCATTTGCAAAATCGGGCCAAAGAGGCCCTGATGCAGGTCTTAAACGAGATGCCAATCGACACCCGCATCTTGCTCGAGCTCACCTATTGGGAGGACATGTCGGCCAATGAGGTAGCCGAGGTCGTTGGCATTCCCGCCAACACCGTGCGCGGCGCGCTCTCCAAGGCGCGTGCCGTGTTGCGCGATCGCCTCGGCCAAAGCGAGGAACAAAGCGTGATCACGTTTTCAGAGTTCCGCTAG